The region TGTCCGCCAAGTGAAGTTGGACGGAAAGCTTTGCTTAATGATTGAAGTCGAAGAAAATACGGTAATTGAAGGCTTTGAAATGATACCGGAAGCTTTATTCGAAAAAGCTAAAGAGAATGAAGAATGATTGTGAACGAAAAGGGACAGGAAGCTTGCAAGCGTAACCTGTCTTTTTTTATGTTGTGGTTAAAGGCTTAGAAAGCGTAAAAATCAACATTTGACATACCAATAAATATGTGTTATATTAATTAGTCGAGTCTAGGTTATGGAAAGGCTCTATGTTAAGCTGTTGTACGATTTTTAAGGAGGTGAAATAATATGACAAGACAATGGAATTTTATTATGGAAAATAAACTAATCACCGTTTATGGTAAAGATGTTAAACAAGCAGAGAAAAAGGCATTAAAAATATTTAAAGAAATGCAGAAAGCAAGCTAACCAATACACCGACCGACATTAAGATGGTTGGTGTTTTTTTATAGTGCTAACTATTTGTTTCGGAACTTAAGGTAACAAGGCGGCTGAATATTTCCGTAATCTCAAACCGCCCATGTCCCACTATATCATCAATATATCCCGAATATCCTCTTCTGTCAGCGTTTGTGTCAATGCCTCTTGTGCATCAATCACTTCCTCAACCAGATGCCGCTTTTTTTCTTGCAGGGCATTCATTTTTTCTTCGATCGTACCACGGGCAACCAGCTTGATAACCTGTACCGCATTGGTCTGGCCAATTCGGTGAGCACGGTCTGCTGCCTGCTCCTCAACGGCGGGATTCCACCAGTTGTCATAAAGAATAACAGTGTCAGCCCCCGTTAAATTTAAACCGGTGCCGCCTGCTTTTAAGGAAATGAGAAATAGATTCCGTTCGCCGGCATTAAAACGGTCACACCTTGAGATTCGCTCTTCGGACGGTGTATGGCCGTCAAGATAGAAAAACGACATTCCCCTTACAGCTAATTCTCTACCGATAAGCCTCAGCATTTCCGTGAATTGGGAAAATATTAATACCCTTCTTCCCGACACCCTGGATTCCTCCAAAATTTCCAGGAGTTGTTCAAATTTTGCCGAACTCCCTTGATATCCATCTACAAACAATGCTGGATGACAACAAATTTGCCGTAACCGGGTAAGCCCGGCAAGGATTCTGATCCTGTTTTTCCGAAATGTGTCCTTATCCAGATGCTTCAATGTATCATGACGCAATTTTGCCAAATAAGCAGCATACAATTTCTTCTGCTCAGGCAGCAAGTCAGCGGATTCCTGTGAATTGACTTTTTCAGGCAACGCAGGTAGTACGTCCGCTTTTGTTCGGCGCAGTAAAAATGGCCGAATACGCCGGATAATCTTTTTCCTCGGCAGATTGCTGTAGTCCTTTAATCCTTGAAATAATTCAGGAAAAACAACATGGAAAATAGACCACAGTTCTTCCAAAGAATTTTCAATCGGGGTTCCCGTAAGCGCAAAATGATGATTTGCATTGATTTTCTTCACTGCTCTTGCTGTTTGGGTGACGGGGTTTTTAAAGGCCTGTGCCTCATCGAAAAACACGGTATGAAATGTTTGTTTCGCGTACCACCGTGAATCCATACGCAATAGTGGATAAGAAGTAATCACCACATCTTTATCCATGGCATCCTTTTGCAAAGCGATTCGTGCCGCTTGATTGCCATCAACTACCACTGCCTTTATATCTAGCGCAAAGCGAGTGATTTCGCTAAGCCAGTTATAAGTTAAAGCGGATGGGGAGACAATCAGCGCGGGTTGTTTCTGTTTACGGATATCAGTAAGATGGGATAAAATAAAGGCAATACTTTGCAGGGTTTTGCCCAGTCCCATATCATCTGCAAGTATTCCGCCAAAACCATGACTGGCAAGCGTCTTCATCCAGCGAAAGCCATGTTTTTGATACTCATGCAAGATAGGCTCCAGGATGGGCGGGACATCAAATGCCAGCTTGTCCGGTTGCTGGATATCCGCCCAAAATTGACGGAAGGATTGCTCAAACTCGAACACCTCCGTATCGTTGGTCACATCCAACAGTCGAAAACCTTCCAAAACTGGCACATTCAACCCACTTTCCAGATCAACATCCTGAGCCGGTTCCGTATGCAGAAAACGTTGGATTTCCTCAAACCCTCTTGTCTCTAATGACAATAGTGAACCGCTGTTTAAGCGATAATACTTGCGCTTTTCCTCCAATGCCTTAAGTATTTGCTTCATCTCTTTATCTGGAATTCCAGCCATGTCAAATGTAAATTCCAGCCAATTGATCCGCTCTCGTTTCATCCGTACCCGAATCCGGGGATGTGCCTTTTCTTTTAACACCCGATTTCTCACCGCGGTTGTTGCGTAAACCTTTACCAGCTGTTCCAACTCGGGAAGCCGATGATACAAAAATTCATATTCCAATGCTTCATTATGCATGTAGTAACCCGATTCCGTTTGCGTAAATCCGCTGTCTCTCATGAATTGTAGAATCGCATCCTCTTTTGCTGCATCCCTTATTAGCGTTGTCGGTTGATTCTCCGTTTGCATCGGGTTGATCACAACGCCTTCATAATGAAATTCCAAACCCGCTAGCAGACGGTTATGGACGCGATCCAAATACAGCTTGGCAACCAATGGTGTTTTTAGGAGTTGCTGCGATATCGATCGCGGCAGCGTAACATCCCCGAGTTCTTTCAAGCCAGGTATCACTTTTTCCAGAAAATATTGCATGTTTTGTTTGGGGATCCGAATTTGACGGTGACTCGAAGTTGCAAGCATCTGCTTTAATTCAGCAAGCCGCTTGCTCTTTTCCCCATCCAGCCGAATCAATTTCCCCGCATATAACACCATTTGATAGTCATCCATCAATTTAATCTGATCTATTCCCTGTATGTTTAGCTGGTAGTCACCGCTCCCGCCGTCTAAAAAAACAAATTGCAAAGGGAGGGTGTCATTAGTTATCGGCAGACCATCCACTATTTTTCCATCATCCATAAGCTTCACAAAGGGCGCAATTGAAAGTAATGGCACAAGCTTTTCCAATAAGGATGGCGGAATGATTAGTGTGTGGCTGCCAATTGCGTGATTAGATTGGTTCGCAACTGCGGGATCATACACCTTTTCATCATCCGTCACTTGGATGAGCTGCTGAACCACATCATCCGTTTCACCTTGGAAGCAATGCTCACTTGGCTCATACGTAAAATCGGCAGAAATGATATAAGAGGTACCCGTTTTAACATGACCGAGAAAATCCCGGATATGTCGCACTTGATTCGATCCGATCATCAGTTCAATCCCTAACATATGCTTCGTCTCATCTACAACGACAGGTTTACATAGGAAGACCACCTCAAGCAATTGTCTCGTTTCAAAATGTGGCTGGTATCTGCTGGTATATCTCCTTTCCTGACGAAACAGGTTTAGCAGGCCTTGAGCCAGCGCGGGATCAATTTTGGAATCTATAGTCGTGGGGTGCTGTTGGTCAGCCATTGCCAGTAAAACAGCAGCGACATGCTGGCATTCATTTTTCACGGAAGTCAGTTTGGGACAGCTGCATGCCGTTCGCACACCGAATTCCCCAGATGGATCCGATTCAATTGTGACATGGAAGTCTTCTTTTCCTATCACCGTTGCCTCACAGCGATCAGAGCTGATATGTTCGAATGTTACTTGCTGCTTATGATAAAAATCGTTACCTTTTTTGAAGGAGGCAGTCCCACACAATTTCATAATCTCATCTTGGGTTAATGCTATGTCCACATTTCCAGCTCCTCACTAAAGGTAAACCATCTTGTTTCCATACTATCTGTGTGTTCGATGGAATCTTATGTTCTTATTTTATTATAATAAATGCCGTATGTCACGGTAATACTTTGCGTTTATCACAACCAGCAAGATTGGCCTTGTATTTTCCTTTATAATGATGGATTGATGGCGATATAATTATCAATACAGCGGGTGTCAAGAGATTGATTTAGCGTAGTGATGCCAATAACAGAGGTGATTTTAATGAAAAGAATACCACTTAAAATGGTAAGAACAAATTTGTTGGATATTCCACAATATCCACTCCCAGCCGGTTTTCGCATTCGTTTGTTTGAAAAGGGTGACGAACATCATTGGGCCAGGGTTGAAACCAGTGTAGATGAATTTACAAGCGAGAAAGAAGCACTGGTACACTTTAACAAGGAATTTGGACCATATATTGATGAGATGACCAAACGATGTGTTTTCATAGAGAATGAACAAGGACAGGTGATTGGAACTACAACGGCATGGTATGGTGACTTGACTGGCGATGAGGAAATAGCGGGTAGAATCCATTGGGTAGGTGTTGTTCCTGCATATCAAGGAAAGAAACTTGCCAAGCCTTTACTGAGTGCAGCCATGAATATTCTTGCTGATTATCATGCAACAGCTTATCTCACATCGCAAACAACAAGCTATCAGGCTATTAATATGTATTTAAATTTCGGATTTAAACCTTTTATCACCGGTCCAAGTTGTCAAGAAGCATGGTCGCTGTTAGAAGAGGTGTTAAACCGGAAAATAGTAGGGTATCTATAAACCGTGGCCAGTATTAAATTGCACCCGGTTACACGAAACACCAAAACCAATGCCTTTACTGCCTCCAGTAACAAGTGCAAAATACTGTCATAAAAACCCAAAAGTTTTTATGACAGTATCACAAAAATATAAAAATAAATCTATTTTGTAGCCGCGAAATCCATGTTATAAATTGTATTTCCTTCCTTTATTGTCTCTACAACTTGTATATCCTTCAGTTTCATTTTGTCTACCTTTAACGGGTTTTGGTCTAATATAACAAAGTCAGCAAGTTTTCCCTCTTTGATACTGCCTTTCTGGTCTTCTTCAAAATATGCGTATGCTGCATTGATTGTAACAGCCTTCAAGGCATCATAGACGGGAACGCATTCCTCAGGTCCAATCTTAACGCCTTTTCTCGTGATTCGGTTCACCGCGCACCATATTGTATGGAGCATATCGGGTTTTACCACTGGTGCGTCTTGGTGGAAGTTTACCACAAGCCCCCGGTTAAAAGCTGATTTTGCAGGGCTGATTCGGCTTCCACGCTCATGCCCCAAATTTTTCAGATGCACATCTCCCCAATAGTACGTATGAGGTAAAAATATAGAAGGAATCATCGATAATTCAACCATTTTATCCAACTGATCATATCGAACAGTTTGACAATGGATCATAACCGGACGCAAATGATGTTTATTGGCGTTATTTGATTCTTGCAATGCGGCCTCGTAATTTTTTAAAAGTTGGTCGGATGCAGCATCACCATTACAGTGGGTCAGAAGCTGTACATTATCATTAATAGCTTGTGATACATATTGCTTTACTTGTTCATCTTGATACCACGGATAACCACGATAGCTTTCCTCCCCTTCATACGGTTCCGTCAACCATGCTGTTTTACCCTGAGGCGAGCCATCCAAAAAGAGTTTATACCCACCTATTTTCAAACGTTTATGATATTGTTTAGCGTATGTCTCATTCTTTTTCATATCATCGGGGTTTTCAACTACTAACGGATATGCGACAACATCTACTTTTAAATCATCTCGTTCCGCCAATGTTTTTAAAAGCTCAAGAGTTTCATGTGACGTTGCTCCATCTTGAACCGTCGTAATTCCATTTTTAATATAAATATCTTGACCCAGATTGGTTAACTGTACATAATCCATATTTATATCCGAAAATGCGTTTTTTCGTAAACTCATCATGCTTCCTTCTTCCAAATAACCATTTGGTTCCCGCGTTCCTTCTATTCTACCGATGACTCCTCCGTCTTCATCAGGCGTGTTTTCATCGATTCCTGCCAATTTCAGGGCGGCATCATTGGCACAACCAACGTGACCGGATGCATGGGAAATAAAGATAGGATGTTCCATCGATACTTGATTTAGCACATCCTTTGTCGGATGCTTCTCCTCTTTCAGGAAGTTATGATCATAGCCAAAACCAACAACGGGGTCTCCCTTTTTTAATCCCTTATGATGAATATATGATTTCAGTGTATAAATAATATCATCAAAACTCTCACATACACTCAAATCGGCCATGATTGACATGGGGCCTACCATGGAAACATGCCCATGAGGATCAATGAATCCTGGCATCAATGTATTTCCTTTCAAGTCAACCTTCATAACATTTGGATCACCCATAAAGGTTTGCAATTCTTCTAAGTGGCCAACCTTCTTAATCACCCCATCTTCAATTAATACCGCCTCCGCTACATCCTCTTCGTTCTCCATGGTTATGATGTCTCCACCATAATACAATTGTTTCATAAATAAACGCTCCTCTCTTTCATCTATATTATTCAGCTATTGTCTTTATATGTTCTACCTCGGTTATAGGTTTTGTTTTAAAGTTATACGTCTTATTACCCCATACCTTGAATATTTTTAATACGATTAAATAGATTGGAATCGGTACCAAAAGCAGGAGTAACCCTATATTCATAGATAATGCACCCGAAGCAATAGCTAATATTGTAGTAACCGTAACATAAGAGGCAGCCATTGGTAAATTCATCAATCCTAATTCAACCGCTGTTGTGGTTTTTAAAGAAGGATCAATAATTCTCACAAGCGCAATACCACTTGGTACGGTGCCTGTGGCTGTACCATATAAACCAAGAGTTCTTTCAAAATCATTCTCTCCACCAATTCTTTGGCCAAAATAAATGCATATTACAACAGTTAAAGCAGAGATCACAATAGCCTCAATTATGATTGGAACCAGCCATTCACCGATTACGCCAAATGGTACCGCCATAAATGATGCAACCACTAAATAATCTGTTGACCAACCGGTAATCTTAGATTGAAAAGTATTATCGAGCATGTTATCAATACGTAGTTTCTTCATTATAAATTTTACGAGATACCCTGCTAACATACCATAAATAAATAACATAGCACTAAAAGTCGGGCCTATACCGGGAATATACGAAATTACTTCCGCCATGCCCAAAGCTAAAACAAAACAGAGACCAATTATCGCAAAATGAAAAGTCATCGTGTCCATGTTGCCGCTAAATGTTGTCTCATTTCCCAACGTTTCTCTTTTCTCATCCTTCAGATAATAGCCTCTTTCAACAAAACCATCAATGCTGGATTTACCCAACTTTTTGGCCAGACCCTTTTTGATACCAAACCTCGCCAAAGGAACGCCAACTAGAAAACAAGCTAAAAATCCTACTGCAGCAAATGTGATTCCTACGGTGGCAGCATTTGCAATTCCGTATTGTTGGTCCATAATCGTACCGAAAGTAGCAGCTTGACCAGGACCTTGTGCAAAAGCAAAAGGAATTAGTAAACCATAGACTGGATTCATTCCAAAAAATCCACCGATACTCATGAGAACAATAACACCAATGACAGGGGTAAGAGCATATAATAAATTCCAGAGAAAACCTAAACCCATCGAACCTTTCGCAATACTTTTCCCAATAGAACCTGATGACTTTGACTTCGGGCTGCTTGTCAATCCGATGGAAATAAACGTAATCGTAAATAAGAAATTTACAATATTTACGTACATGTCTGTGTTAGTCAAAGTGATAAGATTCGTATTCATGACAATCAAACCTATTACTCCGGCAATAACACTTGCAGGCACTAGCATTTTTCTTATAAAAGTAACCTTTGCCCGAATAATCATGCCAATACAGAGCATAATACTCGCTAACCCAAACGCTATCATTAAACTAATGAAAATCTCCTCCCTTTTCAAATATAATTTAAATGATATTTTTGCTGCATTGGTGCTTTTCTTATCTTCACTTAACAGTACAATATTGGCTAATTTTAACTTGGCATAAACAGAGCGAAACATTCCATTAATGAAATCGCTTTCAATACTGGTTACATTTTTATATACTTATAACGATTGTGCTTCTATTAATTAGATTGTTTATAGTGTACATCTTTGTTGATCACTATTCAATATATTTTGGTTATTCCATTTATTCCGAATGATAATGAGATTTATAACGCTTTTTTATAATACCTAGAATTAACATCAAGTAATCCATATCGCTCTTACTAGCAACAGAAATTCAGACCATTCCAGGAACATCAGTAATAACCTACACTTGTAAAAAACTGCCCCACCAGCCAATAATATGGTTGGGGACAGCTCTAATGCTCAAAAACCCATTGCATCATCGTAGCAATTGACAAAAAAGAGGAGGGAAATATTGTCTATTTCTTCCGCTCTTCTCCCTCCAACAGCTAGCTATATGTCGGCCAAGTTCCAAATCTCCTCCAATCTTCAATTTGTACAACTCGAAGTTCACAGAACGGCACACTATTACTTTTGTCGGCTGCCAATTTTCTGAAGAAGTGCATATATATCCGGAGCAGTCTTGTCGATGCGGGCGGATTTCCACTTTTTATTCAGCCACATATGACTTGTACTTCCACTGACAAGCAGCTCTCCAGATGGCTTGTTAGTTGGAGATATATCCTGTTCGCTGTTTGTTGCAAACGCTTCTTCTTCCACTCGCCGTACTTCATAATCAAATTGCAGTCGAATTGGTGAAAATTGCCCTACCTTCGTATAAATAGCCACAAGCTCATTATAGCGAGCTGATTGATGATAATTCAAATCCATATGCAGGACCGGCAAAAGCAGACCCATGTTCTCGATGTCGTGATAGGCAAACCCTGCTTCCTCCATCATTTCTGTCCGGCCAATCTCAAACCAGTTCACATAGTTCCCGTGATGCACCACACCCATCTGGT is a window of Lentibacillus daqui DNA encoding:
- a CDS encoding DEAD/DEAH box helicase, which produces MDIALTQDEIMKLCGTASFKKGNDFYHKQQVTFEHISSDRCEATVIGKEDFHVTIESDPSGEFGVRTACSCPKLTSVKNECQHVAAVLLAMADQQHPTTIDSKIDPALAQGLLNLFRQERRYTSRYQPHFETRQLLEVVFLCKPVVVDETKHMLGIELMIGSNQVRHIRDFLGHVKTGTSYIISADFTYEPSEHCFQGETDDVVQQLIQVTDDEKVYDPAVANQSNHAIGSHTLIIPPSLLEKLVPLLSIAPFVKLMDDGKIVDGLPITNDTLPLQFVFLDGGSGDYQLNIQGIDQIKLMDDYQMVLYAGKLIRLDGEKSKRLAELKQMLATSSHRQIRIPKQNMQYFLEKVIPGLKELGDVTLPRSISQQLLKTPLVAKLYLDRVHNRLLAGLEFHYEGVVINPMQTENQPTTLIRDAAKEDAILQFMRDSGFTQTESGYYMHNEALEYEFLYHRLPELEQLVKVYATTAVRNRVLKEKAHPRIRVRMKRERINWLEFTFDMAGIPDKEMKQILKALEEKRKYYRLNSGSLLSLETRGFEEIQRFLHTEPAQDVDLESGLNVPVLEGFRLLDVTNDTEVFEFEQSFRQFWADIQQPDKLAFDVPPILEPILHEYQKHGFRWMKTLASHGFGGILADDMGLGKTLQSIAFILSHLTDIRKQKQPALIVSPSALTYNWLSEITRFALDIKAVVVDGNQAARIALQKDAMDKDVVITSYPLLRMDSRWYAKQTFHTVFFDEAQAFKNPVTQTARAVKKINANHHFALTGTPIENSLEELWSIFHVVFPELFQGLKDYSNLPRKKIIRRIRPFLLRRTKADVLPALPEKVNSQESADLLPEQKKLYAAYLAKLRHDTLKHLDKDTFRKNRIRILAGLTRLRQICCHPALFVDGYQGSSAKFEQLLEILEESRVSGRRVLIFSQFTEMLRLIGRELAVRGMSFFYLDGHTPSEERISRCDRFNAGERNLFLISLKAGGTGLNLTGADTVILYDNWWNPAVEEQAADRAHRIGQTNAVQVIKLVARGTIEEKMNALQEKKRHLVEEVIDAQEALTQTLTEEDIRDILMI
- a CDS encoding GNAT family N-acetyltransferase — encoded protein: MPITEVILMKRIPLKMVRTNLLDIPQYPLPAGFRIRLFEKGDEHHWARVETSVDEFTSEKEALVHFNKEFGPYIDEMTKRCVFIENEQGQVIGTTTAWYGDLTGDEEIAGRIHWVGVVPAYQGKKLAKPLLSAAMNILADYHATAYLTSQTTSYQAINMYLNFGFKPFITGPSCQEAWSLLEEVLNRKIVGYL
- a CDS encoding amidohydrolase; this encodes MKQLYYGGDIITMENEEDVAEAVLIEDGVIKKVGHLEELQTFMGDPNVMKVDLKGNTLMPGFIDPHGHVSMVGPMSIMADLSVCESFDDIIYTLKSYIHHKGLKKGDPVVGFGYDHNFLKEEKHPTKDVLNQVSMEHPIFISHASGHVGCANDAALKLAGIDENTPDEDGGVIGRIEGTREPNGYLEEGSMMSLRKNAFSDINMDYVQLTNLGQDIYIKNGITTVQDGATSHETLELLKTLAERDDLKVDVVAYPLVVENPDDMKKNETYAKQYHKRLKIGGYKLFLDGSPQGKTAWLTEPYEGEESYRGYPWYQDEQVKQYVSQAINDNVQLLTHCNGDAASDQLLKNYEAALQESNNANKHHLRPVMIHCQTVRYDQLDKMVELSMIPSIFLPHTYYWGDVHLKNLGHERGSRISPAKSAFNRGLVVNFHQDAPVVKPDMLHTIWCAVNRITRKGVKIGPEECVPVYDALKAVTINAAYAYFEEDQKGSIKEGKLADFVILDQNPLKVDKMKLKDIQVVETIKEGNTIYNMDFAATK
- a CDS encoding sodium/glutamate symporter, with translation MFRSVYAKLKLANIVLLSEDKKSTNAAKISFKLYLKREEIFISLMIAFGLASIMLCIGMIIRAKVTFIRKMLVPASVIAGVIGLIVMNTNLITLTNTDMYVNIVNFLFTITFISIGLTSSPKSKSSGSIGKSIAKGSMGLGFLWNLLYALTPVIGVIVLMSIGGFFGMNPVYGLLIPFAFAQGPGQAATFGTIMDQQYGIANAATVGITFAAVGFLACFLVGVPLARFGIKKGLAKKLGKSSIDGFVERGYYLKDEKRETLGNETTFSGNMDTMTFHFAIIGLCFVLALGMAEVISYIPGIGPTFSAMLFIYGMLAGYLVKFIMKKLRIDNMLDNTFQSKITGWSTDYLVVASFMAVPFGVIGEWLVPIIIEAIVISALTVVICIYFGQRIGGENDFERTLGLYGTATGTVPSGIALVRIIDPSLKTTTAVELGLMNLPMAASYVTVTTILAIASGALSMNIGLLLLLVPIPIYLIVLKIFKVWGNKTYNFKTKPITEVEHIKTIAE
- a CDS encoding acyl-CoA thioesterase; protein product: MEETWYRHTLRVYYKDTDQMGVVHHGNYVNWFEIGRTEMMEEAGFAYHDIENMGLLLPVLHMDLNYHQSARYNELVAIYTKVGQFSPIRLQFDYEVRRVEEEAFATNSEQDISPTNKPSGELLVSGSTSHMWLNKKWKSARIDKTAPDIYALLQKIGSRQK